One Palaemon carinicauda isolate YSFRI2023 chromosome 4, ASM3689809v2, whole genome shotgun sequence DNA segment encodes these proteins:
- the LOC137639732 gene encoding uncharacterized protein, which yields MMLTTTGDRAASTTRPEVSEEAKGETPIIPETIRSQTEPIRFQLLDETLKNYREAAYSAEAEIITLSKDNFLQKDGVLLRIALAPRDPAEALCQHVAVPRNFRFLVLRMAHEGLGGHSGVKRTTQLLQPHFFWPGLQKSVKASVTSCHLCQVAGNPNQVVPRAPLQPIPSAGIPFPVLVEYVGSLTQTKRGNHFQLTMIDRFTRCLEAVTIRCASAYHAIHEFPLPFLTDHNPLTYLAELHNKNKGLMRWGIDLQNYNWKVKRLKGSDERVADVFSQH from the coding sequence atgatgcttaccACCACTGGTGATAGGGCTGcctcaaccaccaggccagaggtctcagaggaggcaaaaggggaaaCACCTATCATTCCAGAGACCATAAGGAGCCagacagagcccatcagatttcaacTGTTGGACGAGACGCTGAAAAACTACAGGGAAGCTGCCTATTCGGCTGAAGCAGAAATAATTACTCTCTCAAAGGAtaacttcctgcagaaggatggggtgctcctcagaatcgcCCTCGCCCCTCGCGATCCGGCTGAGGCCCTGTGCCAGCATGTAGCTGTCCCCCGTAATTTCCGCTTCttggtgctacgaatggcccatgagggactgggagggcactctggggtgaagcgcacaacccaactgctccagcctcatttcttctggccgggcttgcagaagagtgttaaggcttcTGTAACCTCCTGCCATCTGtgccaagttgccggtaacccaaaccaggtagtgccgagggctcctctccaacccattccatcCGCAGGTATTCCTTTCCCAGTGTTGGTGGAGTATGTAGGTTCCCTGACCCAGACTAAGCGCGGAAATCATTTTCAATTAACAATGATCGATCGTTTCACGCGCTGCCTCGAAGCTGTGACAATTAGGTGTGCCAGTGCCTATCATGCTATACATGAGTTCCCACTgccattcctaacggaccataaccctctaactTACTTGGCTGAGCTACAtaataagaataaagggctcatgaggtggggcatagacctccagaactacaactggaaggtcaagcgcctaaagggCTCAGATGAGAGAGTAGCAGATGTGTTCTCccagcattag